The Candidatus Glassbacteria bacterium genome segment ACCGTGGAATGGTTTTCATCAGGCAGGTAAACGGGCAGCAGCTCCACCCGGTAGGGTATCGATTTGATAATCCGCCCGTTTTCCCACACATCGATTTTGCCACGATAAACACCTGGCGGGAAAGCTCTGTCGCGTGGCAAGTGAAGATCCACCCAGAAACCCTGGTTTTGATAAGGGGTTCTTTCCGTCAGTTCTATATCGTTCCAACGCCTGGAAACGCTTCTGGCGGTCGGTGGGATATCGAGCGGGAAACCGCCGGTGCCGGGCTTGGCATCGGCCGGAATAAGCGCATCGGGGATCCAGCCTGTCATTTTTACCGGAGCGGCCTGCTCCTTATATAGCCAACTGGGTAGAGTGGCAGTCTTGACATGGATGAAGTGCTGGCTGAACACTTCTATCGAACCTCCCGGCCCGTAGAGGCGGGGGAAGGAGGCGCCGATGGCCATCCCGGATTCCCGCTGCACCGGAGCGCTCACCGTGATTTCAACCGCCTTCGCACCCTCGCTGTCGGCCACAGCAATCACCTGGAAGGCCAGCACTTCGTTATATAACCCGCGCAGCCGGACAGTTTTGCCGTCCCAGATGCTGTTGGATTTTCTGGAAACGTGCTCCGTATCGTAGCGGAACACTTTCTCGCCGTCTCCCAAGATCCAAGCATCTACCACGGCGGGAAAAAGAGAGGCCGGCCATACAGCAACCAAACAGATGCTAAATACGAAAAATGCAGCAAATGCTTTGCACTTCGAGGTTGGCATTTTCACTCCCGGCTGATTGATCATTCATTAATACTTTATATTAGATTCAGAATAATTTTTCCGCCACGGGATTGTATCATTTAAAGTGGAGCACAAGCGGCTGGCTCTTTCCGGCCGTTCAGAACCGGTAATTTGCCACAGCCCGGTAGATTGCTTCGATATTGGCTGTCGGCACATCCTCCATCAAGTCCTGATCCGGAGCGATGATGTAACCAAGGGGCCCCAGGGAACCGATTGTGTGACTGACCACTTGTTCCACTTCCTCCGGAGTGGCTGAGGGCATCAATGTCTGCGTACTGATACCCCCATGAAAACCGATTTTTCCGCCGAACATTTTTTTCAGACGCTGCGGATCCATCCCTTCCGCACTGGCCTGTACCGGGTCCAGAATATCTACTCCACAGTCAATGAGGTCACTGATAATACCTGATATTGAGCCACAGGAATGGTACATCACTATCAGGCCTGAATTCCGGGCCTGCTCGCAAATACTTGCAATCGAGGGCATGAAAATTTCCCTGAACATCTCCCTGCTGACAAACATCGAGTTCTGGGTGCCGAAATCCGAGCCGAAATAAAAAACATCTAAATCCGCGGCGCAGCGCGAGAAGTACACCTCGTTAATTTCCAGATAGCATTTAGTAACTCTCTCCACCAAGCAGGCTATCAGTTCTGGATCGGTCGCGAGGCCTGCCAGGAAATCCTCTTCACCCACCATGGCCTTGGTATGTGTAAAAATACTGGCCCAAGCTCCTCCGTAGACTGCCAACCCTGTTTCCCTTGCCTGTCGTGCCTGTTTTACAGCCAAATGGAGGTCGATCATTCCGCTGTCCGGCCATTTGATTCTATCGATTTCCTCTGGCCGTTCCAAACCCTTCAACACCGGTTCGACCACTGTATCAGTCCATCTTGAGTCGTGTTGAAATCTGAGTAGCTTATTACCGAAAATGTCGTAAAACGTCCCGTTTTCCGTGGATTTTTTTAAGTAATCCATGCGGACAGGCAGCTTAAGATGGAGTGCATCGGCATCGAAATGCCCGATCAATCCCGGTTCTCCAGACAAGCTCAACTCTTTCTCGAGTCTTGCCCTGACCGGTTCTTCTGCTCGGAAGAAACATGGAGGTCGGTCTACCTCCCGGTTTTCAAGTGAACGCAGAAGACGCTCTCTGTGGCCCAGTATTATTGCCATGTTGGATTGGTCCTTTTTACCGCAGAAAGCGCTCTAGTTCATACAATTCAATCGCGTTTTCTCTCAGGATACGCCTTGAAATATGAATGGCTTCATTTGTGGAAAGGTAACCTTCCTCTACTTTTTCGGTCAGCACCTCTGCCGCAACCCGGCGGGCGATTACACTGTGGCCGTAACTGCCTTCGAGGAACATGCTGTCTCCTCCAAAAAGGTTGATTTTGGTCACCGGGACTGTTTCCAACCATTTGTGCAGCCATTCCCTGGTAACACTCATCGAAAACACAGGCATCTGGCACATGTCGAGATAAACGTTGGCGTAATTCTTCAGGATAGCGGTCAGTTCGCCCATGTAAGGAAACCCGCCGTGAAAGATTACGAATTTCGTCTGCGGATATTTCTGGATCAGGTTCAGCAGAAGAGTCGGTTTTGCATTGGTTATCTTATTGCCCGGCCCCAGTTGGGCGCCGGTGTGAAACTGTATCGGCAGCCCGTGTTCTCCAGCGCGCCTGACAACCTGGTGCATCATGAAATCCTCGAAAGGCCTTCTCTGCGGGTGCTCCAGAGAGTGCTCGATCAGCTCGGAAAAAATCTCTTCAGCATCCCGTCGCGGAGTATCACGAAATAGAATTTCCCGGTCGTAAGCCATCGCGGATTTAAGCCCCACGTAGTAACCCTTTTCCTTTATGCTCTGAAATGCCAGGTCGAGAGCTTCCAGAAAGTCGTCCAGTGTCCTGATCTCCACGCCATATTTATCCGCGATGGCCCTGATATCCTTCGGGGACGGCTGCACAAAATTGTCCTCGAGCGTAAAGTCATCAAACCGCTTGACCATCACCGTGCGCGGCGGAGGACCATTGTTCAGGCTCGAATCCACCCACACGATTTTGTCCAGGATCAGCAGGTCGATTCCGGCAAGCTCGTGAAGGATCTTGTTGCGTATGCCAGGCTTGTCGGCCTCTTTTATTTTCCGATTCAACTCCCACCAGTTGTCATTGTCGATATCGCTGATGCCATGAATGTCCCGGGCCGCGATCCTCACAGGAATCGAGTATGAAGTATATTTCGCAGCCTCCCAGTAAGGGGACAGCTTGGCCCACCGCTCAACGTCGCTGTTTTTCGGGTCCGCGATAAACAAACGGTCCGCTTCGCTAAGCCCGGCCGCCATCATGTCCGAATCCGTATTCTGAGTGAACCCCCAGGGCTGGACGAGCCAGAAAAACAGGTCGGCGTGGTGGTTCAGGCGCAGTTGCTCGGTAATCTGGTGCTCGTGGGTGTCGATCAGGCGGATGGAGTCCACGGCGGACTTTATTCGCTGGTAGACGGCGGAGGTTTCTGCCAGATTCATGTTTTCTTCCATAGTTGCCCCAAGTGCGGTTTGCTGAAAGAACGGTATTGTAAGAAAAAGCAGGGTTCGCAGCGTACTTTTTCGGAATAAAGCCATAATATCCTCTTCGGCCTTGTATAATTCAGACAGGCACGGCTTAGATGCTCGGATACCATCTGAGTGCGTTCTCAGGTCAGTTCTGCACGGTTTTCGGATACTTTTATCACTGCCCGGGCAATCAGGTCGATGTTTCTTTCCGTAAGCAGGATGTCGTTCTGCACCGTAACGTGCCTGTTCCGGCTGACTTTCTCGGCCACGGGACACGTCACTTCGGCGTAGTTCATCTTCCCTTTGTAATGGCCGCAGGTGAGCGGGCAACCGGAGCGCCCGAAACTCATCTCGCGGAAAACCGGCAACTGGTAAACCGGCGCTCCGTAGCCCACTCCCAGCGGCGCTCCCTCGGCGGCCATCGCGTCCAGAAAAGTATCGCGGCTCAGCCCGAATTTCTGTGAGTCAAAACTCAGCACGTGGAAATAGTATCCCCGCTGGGTGATCCGGGAGTCTTTTTTCAGCGGCTCCAGCCCGGGGATATCGGCCAGGGCTGCGGTCAGCCTGGCGGCGTTTTCCATCCTCTTCAGTGTCTGTGCCTGCAGCTTGCGGAGCTGGGTTCTGAGTATAGCGCCCTGGAACTCGGTGATCCTGTAGTTGGGGCCGACGATGGTATGCTGGTATTTCTCGCTGTTCAGGGTCCGGCCGATATGGTGATAGGCGTAAGCGTTGTTGTAGAGCTCCGCGGAATCAGTGATAACAGCCCCACCTTCCCCGCAGGTCAGGGACTTGGACTGCTGAAAGCTGAACGTGCCGATATCGCCGATTGCGCCCACCTTGCGCCCGTGCCACTCGGAGCCCTGGGCATGGGCGCAGTCCTCGACCACTCTCAACTTATGCTTGCGGGCGATTACCATAATCGCATCCATGTCCACCGGGTAACCGGCGTAGTGGACCACCACAATCGCTTTTGTCCGCGGAGTCAGTTTTTTCTTGACATCCGCCGGGTCGATCTGGCAGGTGTCCTCGACTATATCGGCAAACACGGGGACCGCCCGGGCCATCAGCACCGCAGAGGCGGAAGCGATAAACGTTACCGCCGGCACTATCACCTCGTCACCCGGCTCGATACCGCAGGCGCGCAGAGCTATTTCGATAGCCACCGTACCGTTGGAAACGCCCAGCACGTTACCGGCGTCGTGGTACTTACCGAACTCCTTTTCGAACTTTTCGACTTCCCTGCCGTCATAACGCCACCACTCGCCAGTTCTGGCCACCCGTTCCACCGCCTTCACATCGGCTTCGGTGACAACCGGCCACTTGATTTGATAGCCTGTTTTAGACAGCGGCTTGCCCCCGGCAAGTGCCAGTTTCGCCATGCCCAACTCCCTTATTGGTGAATAAAAGCGAATTATGAACTGATAGTTGGCCCACGAACGGCATTTCTCTTTCTGGTCACGATCCTGCACGCTACCAGCAACGCGACTCCGATGAAGACCATCATCAGGGTCAGGCTGAGATTGATCATCCGGCCTTTGAACGAAATATCGAGAAAACAGAGCAAGGAGGCCGCCGAACCCATGAAGACGGCGCTCCAGCCGGTGATCAAAAAGCTTCCGGTATCGGTAGCCTCACTGTCTCCCACTTCACTGGCCGAAACAGGCGTGGCCAGCTTGGTGAAGAATGCTTCCAGCTTTATCTTGTACGCTCCCTTTGCCTTGATAAAAATCCCCGGCAGGAAATAGATGGCCGCGCTGACCGATCCGACCCCGAAAATCTGCTGGGTGAACGAGATGTCTTTTCCCAGCAGCAAATACAGGATGCCGATCGTCAAACCCGTGCCGTAGGAGGCCAGGCCTGCCCAGGCAGGAGTGCGGCGATATATAAGGCCGAATATGATCGGAATCCCCGCCGGGACAATCAGCACCCCTCCGATGGTAAGCATCAGCCTGAACACCCCGCCTTTCACCTGGGCCTGGGCGATCGCCGCGGCAATCACCAGCACTCCGAGCAGGAGGGTCACTATCCGGCCGATCAGCAACAGGGCTCGCGGGCTGGCGT includes the following:
- a CDS encoding DegT/DnrJ/EryC1/StrS family aminotransferase; the encoded protein is MAKLALAGGKPLSKTGYQIKWPVVTEADVKAVERVARTGEWWRYDGREVEKFEKEFGKYHDAGNVLGVSNGTVAIEIALRACGIEPGDEVIVPAVTFIASASAVLMARAVPVFADIVEDTCQIDPADVKKKLTPRTKAIVVVHYAGYPVDMDAIMVIARKHKLRVVEDCAHAQGSEWHGRKVGAIGDIGTFSFQQSKSLTCGEGGAVITDSAELYNNAYAYHHIGRTLNSEKYQHTIVGPNYRITEFQGAILRTQLRKLQAQTLKRMENAARLTAALADIPGLEPLKKDSRITQRGYYFHVLSFDSQKFGLSRDTFLDAMAAEGAPLGVGYGAPVYQLPVFREMSFGRSGCPLTCGHYKGKMNYAEVTCPVAEKVSRNRHVTVQNDILLTERNIDLIARAVIKVSENRAELT
- a CDS encoding amidohydrolase family protein; translation: MALFRKSTLRTLLFLTIPFFQQTALGATMEENMNLAETSAVYQRIKSAVDSIRLIDTHEHQITEQLRLNHHADLFFWLVQPWGFTQNTDSDMMAAGLSEADRLFIADPKNSDVERWAKLSPYWEAAKYTSYSIPVRIAARDIHGISDIDNDNWWELNRKIKEADKPGIRNKILHELAGIDLLILDKIVWVDSSLNNGPPPRTVMVKRFDDFTLEDNFVQPSPKDIRAIADKYGVEIRTLDDFLEALDLAFQSIKEKGYYVGLKSAMAYDREILFRDTPRRDAEEIFSELIEHSLEHPQRRPFEDFMMHQVVRRAGEHGLPIQFHTGAQLGPGNKITNAKPTLLLNLIQKYPQTKFVIFHGGFPYMGELTAILKNYANVYLDMCQMPVFSMSVTREWLHKWLETVPVTKINLFGGDSMFLEGSYGHSVIARRVAAEVLTEKVEEGYLSTNEAIHISRRILRENAIELYELERFLR